From Candidatus Sphingomonas colombiensis, one genomic window encodes:
- a CDS encoding class I SAM-dependent methyltransferase has translation MDRIVYDRMAAHDSTHWWYRARRDILADYLARYGGLPKGARILEIGCGTGHNLPMLAGFGEVDAIEIDPAARAIASARLGKEVGAAPLPMLPDVPKGHYDLIAVLDVVEHIEDDVAALRAMRERLAPGGRILITVPAHQWMWSAHDVVNHHHRRYSKATLIKAITDAGLRPRKLGYFNSLLFPLAAGARVAGRLTGRDDSDDAPPPAPVNRLFETIFRLERHLVGRMPMPPGVSIVTFAEPA, from the coding sequence ATGGACCGCATAGTCTATGACCGCATGGCGGCGCACGATTCCACGCACTGGTGGTATCGCGCGCGGCGCGACATCCTGGCGGACTATCTGGCGCGCTACGGCGGGTTGCCGAAAGGTGCGCGTATTCTCGAAATCGGCTGCGGCACCGGGCACAATCTGCCGATGCTGGCAGGGTTCGGTGAGGTGGATGCGATCGAGATCGATCCCGCCGCGCGTGCCATCGCCAGCGCCAGGCTTGGCAAAGAAGTGGGCGCCGCGCCGCTACCGATGCTGCCGGACGTGCCCAAGGGCCATTATGATCTGATCGCGGTGCTCGATGTAGTCGAGCATATCGAGGACGATGTGGCGGCGCTCCGTGCGATGCGCGAGCGGCTTGCGCCGGGCGGTCGCATCCTGATCACCGTGCCCGCGCACCAATGGATGTGGAGCGCGCACGATGTGGTGAACCACCACCACCGCCGCTATTCCAAGGCGACTTTGATTAAAGCGATCACCGATGCCGGCCTGCGTCCGCGCAAGCTCGGTTATTTCAACTCCCTGCTGTTCCCGCTCGCCGCCGGCGCGCGGGTCGCGGGGCGGCTCACCGGCCGCGACGACAGTGATGACGCGCCGCCGCCAGCCCCGGTCAACCGGCTGTTCGAAACGATCTTTCGGCTGGAACGCCATCTCGTCGGCCGCATGCCGATGCCGCCGGGCGTGTCGATCGTAACCTTCGCGGAGCCGGCGTAG
- a CDS encoding GtrA family protein has translation MFWQLMRFGVAGGLSTLIYSAVYLPLTFFVFSRPHAVYAVPFAFAVAVTAGFFLHSRWSFKGHGKREAGGGQQVKFVAVQASGMALNAVITWFGTAWLGLPAWAPLLPAIALATIFTFVLNRWLVFA, from the coding sequence GTGTTCTGGCAATTGATGCGCTTCGGCGTCGCGGGCGGCCTGTCGACGCTGATCTATTCGGCTGTCTATCTGCCGCTCACCTTCTTCGTCTTTTCACGCCCCCATGCCGTCTATGCGGTCCCTTTCGCCTTTGCGGTCGCGGTGACGGCGGGATTTTTTCTGCATAGCCGCTGGAGCTTCAAAGGCCATGGAAAGCGCGAAGCCGGCGGCGGGCAGCAGGTGAAGTTCGTCGCGGTGCAGGCGTCGGGCATGGCGCTCAATGCCGTCATCACATGGTTCGGGACCGCGTGGCTCGGCCTCCCGGCCTGGGCGCCCTTGCTCCCGGCGATCGCGCTGGCGACAATCTTCACCTTCGTCCTCAACCGCTGGCTGGTGTTCGCTTGA